TGTTCAGGATGCCTGAATGAGTGCTCAGACTGCAATTGTATGTACATAGTGAAGGTGTTCCATGATACTAACAGGAAACTCATGGAGTTACAACTACTTGAAAGACTGACTGGACAAGTTTTAACAAACTTCATACAAATGAGAATAGAATCTCATATACAGAAACTTTGCACAGGAACATTTGATGTGTCACACATAGGGTTTTTAGAAAATTGGCTAGAAACAACTGTCATGTCTTGGTTAACTAGAATATACTGTGGAGGATCATCAAAACCATCTCCAGATGATAAAAATACTCTAAATGCTATATCTAAGTTCAAGCAAAAGTTAAGCTACTTCCTTTATCACAGTTATACCAAATTGAGAATAGAccagttatttaatattataatagaatacCCAGACTCACAGCCTGCTGTTGATGATATAAAACTCTGTCTGGAGAAGACTGATCTCAGATCTACTCTATGTAAAAACTTGCAAAGTGCTCTGGAAACAAGGTTGTTACATCCTGGTGTGAACACACCTGACATATTGACTGCATATGTAACTACTATAAGGGCACTGAGACATTTAGACCCATCTGGGGTAATACTTGAAACTGTCACAAAACCTGTAAGAAACTATTTGAGGAACAGAGATGACACAGTACGTAGTGTAGTCAGCAGTTTGACAGAGGAAGGAGCAGGCAGTGAGTTGGCAGAAGAGTTAGTGAAGTTTGCAGCAGAAGCTGATGGAGACAGTGACAAGGATGAGGCATGGGATGATTGGAACCCAGACCCTGTTGATGCAGATCCCACAGTTGACTCAAGTGACAGAAGAGCTAATGATATCATATCCATGCTGGTCAATGTATATGGTAGCAAGGAACTGTTTGTCAATGAATATAGGACTTTGTTGGCAGACAGGCTGTTAGCACAAAATGCCATAAacacagaaaaagaaataagataCCTTGAACTGTTGAAGTTGAGATTTGGTGAGTCACAACTACATTTCTGTGAAGTTATGCTCAAGGATATATCAGACTCTAAAAGAATTAATGCTCTGATTCAGCAAGACAAAGAAATTGAAACCTTGAACAAAAAGTTTACATCCAATGCCATGATACTGTCAGCACAGTTTTGGCCTCCATTTAAAGATGAGAGTTTGGAATTGCCTGAAGAAATAAAGCACCATTTAGAAGCATACACAAAATCATTTGAGGCTTTGAAAGGAAACAGGACATTAAGTTGGAAACCACATCTTGGTAATGTGAACATAGAAATAGAAATTGGAGAGAAGAAATTAGACTTGACAGTTTCTCCAT
The window above is part of the Trichoplusia ni isolate ovarian cell line Hi5 chromosome 11, tn1, whole genome shotgun sequence genome. Proteins encoded here:
- the LOC113498706 gene encoding anaphase-promoting complex subunit 2 — encoded protein: MSYKKEDLKVYWSKINYAFPILNDTIFSDCSNTEYDEIQQIIIGLGIQIKIRDLVLVHVEKYLRQHVAPSFWSKFVKVEEDVKGFQLFKSAVNDLYDSVTNFSGMLQRLTLLNNSCSDNKPIYGEKDIVSGFKQLLRATLLSQLPLDFQVIINCFYKVSFNVFDNEYESSDMGEDVMCSGCLNECSDCNCMYIVKVFHDTNRKLMELQLLERLTGQVLTNFIQMRIESHIQKLCTGTFDVSHIGFLENWLETTVMSWLTRIYCGGSSKPSPDDKNTLNAISKFKQKLSYFLYHSYTKLRIDQLFNIIIEYPDSQPAVDDIKLCLEKTDLRSTLCKNLQSALETRLLHPGVNTPDILTAYVTTIRALRHLDPSGVILETVTKPVRNYLRNRDDTVRSVVSSLTEEGAGSELAEELVKFAAEADGDSDKDEAWDDWNPDPVDADPTVDSSDRRANDIISMLVNVYGSKELFVNEYRTLLADRLLAQNAINTEKEIRYLELLKLRFGESQLHFCEVMLKDISDSKRINALIQQDKEIETLNKKFTSNAMILSAQFWPPFKDESLELPEEIKHHLEAYTKSFEALKGNRTLSWKPHLGNVNIEIEIGEKKLDLTVSPFNATLIMHFQNKPEWTIEELHQVMKVPVTILRRKITYWHSMGLITEKSPDLFVLVDGTDGNKANVATNQVQEMICEDDETESVMASAHDQREGELQVFWSYIFGMLTNLDSLPLDRIHQMLKMFASQAPGTECSLQELRQFLDTKVRTHQLVLQGGMYKLPKT